A portion of the Ptiloglossa arizonensis isolate GNS036 chromosome 11, iyPtiAriz1_principal, whole genome shotgun sequence genome contains these proteins:
- the LOC143152578 gene encoding uncharacterized protein LOC143152578, with protein MKLVTILLTVSILCIVKELQCARILAIVPTPSYSHQIPFRPLCLELNKRGHDVVYVTPIPIPNLNLTNFVQIDVSGLYLDFKMIDMLRNRFDQVPWLQFMEDTLYKFSYSVVERVLNNTEMRKLYAPDSNATFDVVLIEMLHMPALCAFAHRFNAPLIGVISLGISTFNEHCFGGLVLPSHESNWEMETNTGSDLPFWKRVKNFVTMWRNVYVTYRNVVSDQQKLAERYFDMPLPPLLEMQKNISLVFVNQADAMMPARPKLANVITFTSLHVSPNPQPLPQDLKHFVDGASKGFIYFSLGSNLNSSNLPRETLQVFFDVFAKLPYKIVWKFEKQLPEKLNNVYTGSWYSQQSILAHPNIKLFMYQGGLQSSEEAVHFAVPVLGFPVMGDQAYQAHRMEALGVGKCLDITSVTRDGLDSAIREIIDNKKYKQTMIELKNTVNDNPYNLEDNLIWWTEYVIRHKGAPHLRSSLARQPWYQRFDMDIVVFLTIVTLITILITLRFIVKFTVRLRKKLQLQTHDKRKNRIVDSQPAVVTVRPRSTIMKFTVAAILSIVCVLCVVKHLQCARILVIVPTPSYSHQIPYRPLWLELHKRGHEIVLVTTNPIPNLNLTNFRQIDIGLSYNIIKKFNPFENRFNRVTWTSFMENYISGIANDFVEQVFNNTDMKKLYAPDSDAKFDLLMIETLHMIALNVFAHRFNTPIIGFTSLGLTTFNEHALGGLVLPSHEYTWEMEANTGPNLPFWKRLHNFVTLWSNLYVTYRDTVPTQQKIAEKYFGTPLPSLLDIQKNISLIFVNQADVLAPARPKLANMITFTSSHVSENLEALPQNLKRFVDNSTEGFIYFSLGTNSMSSNLPRETLRVFVDVFAKLPYKVVWKFEKELAGKPDNVFTGSWFPQRSILAHPNIKLFIYQGGLQSTEETVHFAVPVLGFPVIADQDYQTGRMDTLGVGKRLELTTVTRDQLEGAIREIATNKEYKERMIELKNAVNDKPYDSVEYLAWWTEYVIRHKGAPHFRSNLAKQPWYQRCDMDVVVFLTIVTFMVVSSALSLSIKFIVHYHVKWQVLPENQKMKIS; from the exons ATGAAGCTCGTGACCATACTATTGACAGTGTCTATCCTCTGTATCGTGAAGGAACTGCAGTGCGCCAGGATACTCGCGATTGTCCCGACACCTTCGTACAGCCATCAGATTCCATTCAGACCGTTATGTCTCGAGCTGAACAAACGTGGCCACGACGTAGTGTACGTTACCCCGATTCCCATCCCCAACCTGAATCTGACGAATTTCGTTCAAATCGACGTCAGTGGGTTGTACCTGGACTTCAAAATGATAGACATGTTACGCAACCGATTCGACCAGGTTCCCTGGCTGCAATTCATGGAGGACACTTTGTACAAGTTCAGTTACAGTGTCGTGGAACGCGTGCTCAACAACACGGAGATGCGGAAACTGTACGCCCCCGACAGCAACGCGACATTCGACGTGGTCTTGATCGAGATGCTCCACATGCCCGCTCTATGCGCTTTCGCTCATAGATTCAACGCTCCCTTAATAG GGGTCATCTCGTTAGGTATATCCACGTTCAACGAGCATTGTTTCGGTGGACTCGTGTTGCCTTCGCACGAATCGAACTGGGAAATGGAAACCAACACGGGATCGGATCTGCCATTTTGGAAGAGGGTGAAAAACTTCGTGACCATGTGGCGCAACGTATACGTCACCTATCGCAACGTGGTGTCCGATCAGCAGAAGTTAGCCGAGAGGTACTTCGATATGCCTTTACCGCCATTGCTCGAAATGCAGAAGAATATTAgcctcgtgtttgtcaatcagGCCGATGCCATGATGCCAGCACGGCCGAAACTCGCCAACGTAATCACATTCACTTCGTTGCATGTTTCACCTAACCCACAACCACTGCCCCAG GATTTGAAGCATTTCGTGGACGGTGCATCCAAAGGATTCATCTACTTCAGCCTCGGTAGTAATTTGAACAGCTCGAATCTACCGAGAGAGACTCTACAAGTGTTCTTCGATGTGTTCGCCAAATTGCCTTACAAAATTGTGTGGAAGTTCGAGAAACAATTGCCGGAGAAATTAAACAACGTCTACACCGGGTCGTGGTACTCCCAACAGAGCATCCTGG CACATCCGAACATCAAGCTGTTCATGTACCAAGGAGGACTGCAAAGCTCCGAGGAGGCTGTGCATTTCGCGGTACCAGTTTTAGGGTTTCCAGTGATGGGGGATCAGGCTTATCAAGCGCACAGAATGGAAGCTCTTGGTGTCGGGAAGTGTTTAGATATCACATCCGTAACGAGGGACGGGTTGGATAGTGCCATACGAGAGATCATAGATAacaaaaa GTATAAACAAACTATGATCGAACTCAAGAATACCGTCAACGATAACCCCTACAATTTAGAGGACAACCTAATTTGGTGGACGGAATACGTGATTCGTCACAAAGGTGCCCCTCATCTTCGTTCCAGCTTGGCTAGACAACCGTGGTACCAACGTTTCGACATGGACATCGTTGTGTTCCTCACGATCGTGACATTAATAACGATTTTGATTACTTTGCGTTTCATTGTCAAATTTACCGTGCGTCTCCGCAAAAAGTTACAGTTGCAGACGCACGACAAACGAAAA AATCGTATCG TAGATTCTCAACCGGCCGTAGTAACAGTTCGTCCGCGCTCAACGATCATGAAATTCACCGTCGCGGCCATACTCTCGATCGTGTGCGTTCTCTGTGTAGTGAAACACCTGCAATGCGCTAGAATACTCGTGATCGTCCCGACGCCCTCGTACAGTCATCAAATTCCGTACCGACCGTTATGGCTCGAGCTGCACAAACGCGGCCACGAGATAGTACTCGTCACCACGAACCCCATACCCAATTTGAATCTGACGAACTTCCGTCAGATCGATATCGGGCTATCTTACAATATCATAAAAAAATTCAACCCGTTCGAGAATCGATTCAATCGTGTAACCTGGACGAGTTTCATGGAGAACTATATATCCGGAATAGCTAACGATTTCGTGGAACAGGTGTTCAATAACACGGACATGAAGAAGCTATACGCACCCGACAGCGACGCCAAGTTCGACCTATTGATGATCGAGACACTGCACATGATCGCTTTGAACGTCTTCGCTCACAGATTCAACACACCCATCATAG GGTTCACCTCGCTGGGACTCACTACGTTTAACGAGCACGCTCTCGGCGGGCTCGTTCTCCCTTCGCACGAGTACACTTGGGAAATGGAAGCGAACACTGGACCGAACCTGCCATTCTGGAAGAGGCTGCACAATTTCGTGACCTTGTGGAGCAACCTCTACGTCACTTACCGCGACACTGTACCCACTCAGCAGAAGATCGCCGAGAAGTACTTCGGAACCCCTTTACCGTCGCTGCTCGACATACAGAAGAATATCAGTCTCATTTTCGTGAATCAGGCGGATGTACTGGCACCCGCTCGACCGAAACTGGCGAACATGATCACGTTCACATCGTCCCACGTCTCTGAGAATCTAGAAGCGTTGCCCCAG aatttaaaGCGTTTCGTGGACAACTCCACGGAAGGATTCATCTACTTCAGTCTCGGTACCAATTCGATGAGCTCGAATCTACCGAGAGAAACTCTACGGGTTTTCGTCGACGTGTTCGCCAAGTTGCCCTACAAAGTCGTGTGGAAGTTCGAGAAGGAATTGGCAGGGAAACCGGACAACGTCTTCACCGGGTCATGGTTCCCCCAACGAAGCATCCTGG CACACCCGAACATCAAGCTGTTCATATACCAAGGTGGTCTGCAGAGCACCGAGGAAACGGTCCATTTTGCTGTACCGGTTTTAGGATTTCCGGTAATAGCCGATCAGGACTATCAAACGGGCAGAATGGACACTCTTGGTGTCGGGAAACGTTTAGAGCTCACGACCGTCACGAGAGATCAGCTGGAAGGTGCTATTCGCGAGATAGCAACTAACAAAGA GTATAAGGAACGAATGATCGAACTCAAGAACGCTGTCAACGACAAACCCTACGACTCGGTCGAGTATCTTGCTTGGTGGACGGAATACGTGATTCGTCACAAAGGTGCACCGCATTTTCGTTCCAACTTGGCCAAACAACCATGGTACCAACGTTGCGACATGGATGTTGTAGTATTCTTGACGATTGTAACGTTTATGGTGGTTTCGAGTGCGCTCAGTCTGTCGATCAAATTTATCGTTCATTACCACGTAAAGTGGCAGGTTCTACCGGAAaatcaaaaaatgaaaattagttAA
- the LOC143152525 gene encoding UDP-glycosyltransferase UGT5-like isoform X2, with product MYHLHRSSLELLAITRGLASFGLPTFYEYMMGGLVLPSHESTWEIESYTGSNLPFWQRLRNFVITWHNVHLYYNDMAVNHHSLAEKYLGKNIPFLPEVFENVSIMLINQNDVLSFARPKLPNLITFSSLHIYNDLPPLPKKLKRFVDDAKNGFIYFNLGSNARSSMLPRETRQIFLDVFAKLPYKVLWKFEKELPEKPDNVFTVSWIPQQTILAHPNIKLFMYQEGVQSTEEAVHYAIPVLGLPILGDQDHQRNRMKTLGVAEVLDVRTLTRDELESNIHKMINDKKYKENMLKLRSLAKDTPYNFAEYISWWIEFVIRHKGAPQFHSSLVRLPWYQRHDMDLIIFLTVVAYIVFLIAIVIIIKFVLHTYERYYPVQKQKTS from the exons ATGTACCATTTACATCGTTCTTCCCTAGAGTTATTGGCGATCACACGTG GGTTAGCCTCCTTCGGATTACCCACATTTTACGAGTACATGATGGGTGGACTTGTGCTACCTTCGCACGAATCTACGTGGGAAATAGAGTCGTACACAGGATCGAATCTGCCGTTCTGGCAAAGATTGCGAAATTTCGTGATCACGTGGCACAACGTGCACCTTTACTACAATGACATGGCCGTTAATCATCACTCACTGGCGGAGAAATacttggggaaaaatataccgTTCCTACCCGAAGTGTTCGAGAACGTCAGCATCATGTTGATCAATCAGAACGATGTACTCTCGTTCGCTCGACCGAAATTACCGAATCTGATCACGTTCTCCTCGTTGCATATTTACAACGACCTTCCTCCACTGCCAAAG AAATTGAAGCGTTTCGTGGACGACGCAAAAAATGGCTTCATCTATTTCAACCTCGGCAGCAACGCACGGAGCTCGATGCTGCCGCGTGAAACTAGACAGATTTTTCTCGATGTGTTCGCCAAGTTGCCGTACAAAGTCTTGTGGAAGTTCGAAAAGGAATTGCCGGAGAAACCGGACAATGTCTTCACCGTGTCCTGGATACCTCAGCAAACTATCCTCG CTCACCCGAACATCAAGCTATTCATGTACCAAGAAGGTGTGCAAAGTACCGAGGAGGCTGTACATTACGCAATACCAGTTTTAGGGTTACCAATTCTAGGGGATCAGGATCATCAAAGAAACAGAATGAAAACCCTTGGCGTCGCGGAAGTTTTAGATGTAAGGACCTTGACGAGAGACGAGTTGGAAAGTAACATTCATAAAATGATAAACGATAAGAA GTACAAAGAGAACATGCTGAAATTAAGGAGTCTTGCAAAGGATACGCCCTACAACTTCGCGGAATACATTAGTTGGTGGATAGAATTTGTGATTCGTCACAAAGGCGCTCCACAATTTCATTCCAGCTTGGTTAGACTACCTTGGTACCAACGCCACGACATGGACCTTATAATATTTCTAACGGTGGTAGCCTATATAGTGTTTCTGATTGCGAtcgttataattattaaatttgtcCTACATACCTACGAACGATACTACCCAGTTCAAAAGCAGAAAACGAGTTAA
- the LOC143152525 gene encoding UDP-glycosyltransferase UGT5-like isoform X1 yields MAKGLGSLEILSLNEHALSGFVLHEYTWELEANTESKLPFRSVELRGFVAQPVLRLSRPPSRHRMIAEKYSRTSLPPASTLYSSIGTTLRLGLGQSSRTRFRFVPFRGKIRNLRRRGLASFGLPTFYEYMMGGLVLPSHESTWEIESYTGSNLPFWQRLRNFVITWHNVHLYYNDMAVNHHSLAEKYLGKNIPFLPEVFENVSIMLINQNDVLSFARPKLPNLITFSSLHIYNDLPPLPKKLKRFVDDAKNGFIYFNLGSNARSSMLPRETRQIFLDVFAKLPYKVLWKFEKELPEKPDNVFTVSWIPQQTILAHPNIKLFMYQEGVQSTEEAVHYAIPVLGLPILGDQDHQRNRMKTLGVAEVLDVRTLTRDELESNIHKMINDKKYKENMLKLRSLAKDTPYNFAEYISWWIEFVIRHKGAPQFHSSLVRLPWYQRHDMDLIIFLTVVAYIVFLIAIVIIIKFVLHTYERYYPVQKQKTS; encoded by the exons ATGGCCAAAGGGCTCGGCTCGTTGGAGATTCTTTCGTTGAACGAGCACGCTCTCAGTGGTTTCGTGCTGCACGAGTACACGTGGGAATTGGAAGCGAACACGGAATCGAAGCTGCCATTCCGGAGCGTGGAACTTCGTGGCTTTGTGGCGCAGCCTGTACTACGCCTATCGCGACCTCCTTCTCGTCATCGGATGATAGCCGAGAAGTATTCGAGAACTTCTTTACCGCCGGCATCGACTTTGTATTCCTCGATCGGAACGACGCTGCGACTCGGACTCGGTCAAAGTTCGCGAACACGATTTCGCTTCGTTCCATTTCGAGGGAAAATTCGAAACCTTCGTCGAAGAG GGTTAGCCTCCTTCGGATTACCCACATTTTACGAGTACATGATGGGTGGACTTGTGCTACCTTCGCACGAATCTACGTGGGAAATAGAGTCGTACACAGGATCGAATCTGCCGTTCTGGCAAAGATTGCGAAATTTCGTGATCACGTGGCACAACGTGCACCTTTACTACAATGACATGGCCGTTAATCATCACTCACTGGCGGAGAAATacttggggaaaaatataccgTTCCTACCCGAAGTGTTCGAGAACGTCAGCATCATGTTGATCAATCAGAACGATGTACTCTCGTTCGCTCGACCGAAATTACCGAATCTGATCACGTTCTCCTCGTTGCATATTTACAACGACCTTCCTCCACTGCCAAAG AAATTGAAGCGTTTCGTGGACGACGCAAAAAATGGCTTCATCTATTTCAACCTCGGCAGCAACGCACGGAGCTCGATGCTGCCGCGTGAAACTAGACAGATTTTTCTCGATGTGTTCGCCAAGTTGCCGTACAAAGTCTTGTGGAAGTTCGAAAAGGAATTGCCGGAGAAACCGGACAATGTCTTCACCGTGTCCTGGATACCTCAGCAAACTATCCTCG CTCACCCGAACATCAAGCTATTCATGTACCAAGAAGGTGTGCAAAGTACCGAGGAGGCTGTACATTACGCAATACCAGTTTTAGGGTTACCAATTCTAGGGGATCAGGATCATCAAAGAAACAGAATGAAAACCCTTGGCGTCGCGGAAGTTTTAGATGTAAGGACCTTGACGAGAGACGAGTTGGAAAGTAACATTCATAAAATGATAAACGATAAGAA GTACAAAGAGAACATGCTGAAATTAAGGAGTCTTGCAAAGGATACGCCCTACAACTTCGCGGAATACATTAGTTGGTGGATAGAATTTGTGATTCGTCACAAAGGCGCTCCACAATTTCATTCCAGCTTGGTTAGACTACCTTGGTACCAACGCCACGACATGGACCTTATAATATTTCTAACGGTGGTAGCCTATATAGTGTTTCTGATTGCGAtcgttataattattaaatttgtcCTACATACCTACGAACGATACTACCCAGTTCAAAAGCAGAAAACGAGTTAA